ATGTCTCGGGATCGAGCGAACAGGTGACGACGGCGACAGAAGCCGTCCGGGAGGCCAGCGAAAGCATGGCCGACAGCGTCCAGCAACTCGCCGACGCTTTCCACGAGCAGCACGGACAGATCAACCAGATCTCCGACGAGATGAGCGAGATGTCCGCGACGATCGAAGAGATTGCGGCCTCATCAGACGAAGTCGCCGAGAAGGCAGACCAGACCGAACAGCGAACCGTCGAAGGAATCGAGGCCGCCCGCGACGTCAGCGATGCGATGGACGAGGTCGACGAGCAGACCGAATCCGTCGTCGGGACCGTCGAGACGCTCGACGATCAGATGGGTGAAGTCGGACAGATCGTCGACTTGATCGACGATATCGCCGAACAGACGAACATCCTTGCGCTGAACGCCTCGATCGAGGCCGCCCACGCATCGAGCGGCGATAACAACGGATTCACGGTCGTTGCCGACGAGGTCAAGAGCCTCGCCGAAGAGACCAAAGACGCGACCAACGAGATCGAAGATCTCATCAACGACATCCAGGCCCAGACCACCCAGGCAGTCGAGGAAATCCAGACGATGCGTGAGACGGTCGGGGAGGGCCAAGAGACGATGGACGAGGGCCTCCAAGCGCTAGAATCGATTCTCGACTACGTCCAAGACACCTCCAGCGGGGTCAAAGAGATTTCGAGTGCCACTGACGATCAGGCAGCCTCCTCCGAAGAAGTCGCCAGTATCGCCGACAGTGCGGCCGAAGTCAGTCGCGAGAACATGCAGGAAGCCGAGAACGTCGCTGCCATCGCCCAAGAGCAGACCCTCGCCCTCGGCGAGATGTACGTCAACGCGAAGATGCTGACCATGCGAGCCCAGCAGCTCTCGGCGCTGTTCGAGCGCTACACCACCGAGTAACGACGGGCTTCCCGGGAGGATCGCTTCTTTGTCTTGATCGGAATCACTCATCACCGGCTAGCTGCTAATAGAGTTGCAGTAATATGTGCGGAGTGTTCACACGCCAGGGGCGTGGATACCTATCGCCATCGTCACTCGGTCGGCGACGATTCAGGGGCAGTGTCTTCGACGTCGCTCGGCGTAGGGCCAGCGGTATCGGGAGACTGTGCGTCCGCCGGGAGAGTCTCCTCGGCCGCTAAGCGTTCGGCTGCGCTGGCCATCGCCTGGGCAGTCTGGTCGACGTCATCGAGCACGTCTGTGGCGTGCAGTTCCATTTCGCCACGAGCACGGATCGTCCCTTCGACGGTGGCATTCTCGTGAAGTTCGACGTTCTCGGCTGCAATGTCTCCCCAGATGTGGACACCAGGGCCGATCCGGACCGTCCCGCTGCGGGTCGTGACGTCACCTTTGATTTCGGTTGCCCGACCAACGGTCACGTCCTCGCGCGCCCGGAGGCTGCCAAAGACGGTCGTGTCCCGGCCGACCGTGAGCGACTCAGCGCGGAGATTGCCGTGCAATCGACAGTCGTCACCGATCAAGGCGGGTGCCGAAACCCGCCAGGCGTCGTCGCTGACGTGGGCGTTTCGCGGAACGATCAGCGGGTCGTGTTCGGAGTCGGAACCGACGACTGATTCGAGGGTCTCTTGGGCAGCCTCCTGTTCACCCATCCGGAGCAAATGCGAGAGGTAGACAAACAGGAAGACGATCGTCGGCATCGGGTTCCGGATGACGATCCAGCCGTTTGCCTCGAAGCCGTCTTCGATCTCGACGTCGTCGCCGATATCCAGATCACCGGCAACTTTCAACTCGCCACCGATATGCACCCGCTCGCCGAGATAGGCATCCCCGCCGACCAAGACATCTGCCTCGACGTCAGACCACACGTCGAGTCGGCAGTCACTTGCGGCCTCGATGTGGCCGCCAAACCGGACACGCTCGCCAGCGACGACCGTCTCGCCGCGAACGCCGAACTCGACCGTACTCTGGCCGCCGACGATCACGTCGCCGTCGGTGACGAGATCGTGCTCCTCGACGGTCGTCCCGTCGGGGATCGCGAGTTCTTCGAGCGGCGTCGATCGAAGCACACATCTAGAAGAGAAATCAGGCATCTTAAACCCCAAGCCCGCGTCTGACGGTCGTCTGACGGAGACAACGAGAGTCGAGAGGTACTCCGCGATGCTTTTATCCACGAACACGTAGAGTCGACCATGACCGCCCTGTCTTTCGACGATCACGGCGTCGACGTCGTCTACGAGGGGACCGACTTTCGTCTAGAGAAAGCCCTGATCGAAGACGCCGTCGGCAAGGCCTATCCTGACGTGACCGACCACGAAGTGTTGCAACTCGTCGATCCGGAACCGGCACTTTCGGGTGAGCCACAGCGTATCGCCGAGATTATCGACTAACGGAGATGAGAGAATCTGCGCCCATCACGGACCAAACCACTAAGTAGCAGTTGCGAGTGATTTACGACGAAGAGATGCCGTTGCTCATCGATATCAGGAAGCTGCGAGTGATCAACCAACTGATCAAAGCGGGGGCGGAAAATGCGGCGACATCCCTCGGTTCGCTGGCAGGTGTCGACGCCACCGTCGAGATCAAGAGCCTCTCGTTCGTCGAGCCACCGGACATCGGCGCCCAAATCGGCACTGAAACGGTCTACAGCGCCAGTATTCGGCTCAAAGAGCCACCTTACGGCATCTTCCTGATGACCTTCTACGAGGAGACGGCTGCCGAAATGGCCACGTTGCTGACTGGGACAACCGTCGACGGC
The sequence above is drawn from the Halorhabdus sp. CBA1104 genome and encodes:
- a CDS encoding DUF5800 family protein; the protein is MTALSFDDHGVDVVYEGTDFRLEKALIEDAVGKAYPDVTDHEVLQLVDPEPALSGEPQRIAEIID
- a CDS encoding methyl-accepting chemotaxis protein, encoding MVDAHTRKLRAVVSFQLLHVIWQAVLPVVAPPSLYPILAGGGFVLASMVLGYAFLDQRRRIESLSKTRETLRSRVTELEDERTSLEEQLADARTELEALRSRGERGPQSGVTALTPDGGVAATSVDSIEDIDEYLSQSATTAKAASDGDLTVRLDAETPSEALNELATEFNAMAAAFEQTIETAGDFSGDVSGSSEQVTTATEAVREASESMADSVQQLADAFHEQHGQINQISDEMSEMSATIEEIAASSDEVAEKADQTEQRTVEGIEAARDVSDAMDEVDEQTESVVGTVETLDDQMGEVGQIVDLIDDIAEQTNILALNASIEAAHASSGDNNGFTVVADEVKSLAEETKDATNEIEDLINDIQAQTTQAVEEIQTMRETVGEGQETMDEGLQALESILDYVQDTSSGVKEISSATDDQAASSEEVASIADSAAEVSRENMQEAENVAAIAQEQTLALGEMYVNAKMLTMRAQQLSALFERYTTE
- a CDS encoding polymer-forming cytoskeletal protein translates to MPDFSSRCVLRSTPLEELAIPDGTTVEEHDLVTDGDVIVGGQSTVEFGVRGETVVAGERVRFGGHIEAASDCRLDVWSDVEADVLVGGDAYLGERVHIGGELKVAGDLDIGDDVEIEDGFEANGWIVIRNPMPTIVFLFVYLSHLLRMGEQEAAQETLESVVGSDSEHDPLIVPRNAHVSDDAWRVSAPALIGDDCRLHGNLRAESLTVGRDTTVFGSLRAREDVTVGRATEIKGDVTTRSGTVRIGPGVHIWGDIAAENVELHENATVEGTIRARGEMELHATDVLDDVDQTAQAMASAAERLAAEETLPADAQSPDTAGPTPSDVEDTAPESSPTE